In Anaerolineales bacterium, a genomic segment contains:
- the ilvN gene encoding acetolactate synthase small subunit translates to MKHTLVALVENEPGVLNRVVSLFRRRNFNIDSLTVGRTEDPNISRMTIVLDSNVTRAYQVEKNLYKLVNVIKVLDVTEKPFISRDLALVKVSAGGGAEGVAAQFGARVLDTTDGMTMYELSAEESHVEAFVDALRPFGIVEVVRTGVVAMGQGNVVTRVDPETEDALLDTVEG, encoded by the coding sequence ATGAAACATACCTTAGTTGCCCTTGTGGAAAACGAACCGGGCGTCTTAAATCGCGTCGTCAGTTTGTTCCGGCGGCGCAACTTCAATATTGACAGCCTGACCGTCGGGCGGACGGAAGACCCGAACATCTCGCGCATGACCATTGTCCTGGATAGCAATGTGACCCGTGCGTACCAAGTGGAAAAGAACCTCTACAAGCTGGTGAACGTGATCAAGGTGCTGGATGTGACCGAAAAACCCTTCATCAGCCGCGATCTGGCGCTAGTGAAAGTTTCCGCTGGGGGAGGCGCAGAGGGCGTCGCCGCACAGTTCGGCGCACGGGTGCTGGATACTACCGACGGCATGACCATGTACGAACTCTCTGCCGAAGAATCCCATGTTGAGGCATTTGTGGACGCCCTACGCCCCTTTGGGATTGTGGAAGTAGTGCGGACGGGCGTTGTGGCGATGGGGCAAGGGAACGTTGTCACACGGGTAGACCCCGAAACAGAAGATGCCCTTCTGGACACGGTGGAAGGGTAG